The following are encoded in a window of Microcaecilia unicolor chromosome 14, aMicUni1.1, whole genome shotgun sequence genomic DNA:
- the PCK2 gene encoding phosphoenolpyruvate carboxykinase [GTP], mitochondrial, with protein MATFYSKMLGICSHSVKRWAAAQGPRVCSIHALRVLNGDLDRLSQKVQDFVVSGAKLCQPDSIHICDGSAEENDRVLALLEEGGAIKRLNKYENCWLARTDPKDVARVESKTVIVTESRRETVPIPTGGARCQLGNWMSPQDFQVAVDERFPGCMKGRTMYVIPYSMGPIGSPLSKIGVQLTDSPYVVASMRIMTRMGSRVLETLGDDSFVKCLHSVGCPLPLQGELTNNWPCNPEKTLIAHVPDRREITSFGSGYGGNSLLGKKCFALRIASRVAKDEGWLAEHMLILGITNPQGQKKYIAAAFPSACGKTNLAMMNPSLPGWKVECVGDDIAWMKFDSEGRLRAINPENGFFGVAPGTSMKTNPNAMKTCLKNTMFTNVAETSDGGVYWEGIDQPLPPGVTVTSWLGKPWQSGNKEPCAHPNSRFCAPAKQCPIMDSAWESPEGVPIEAIIFGGRRPKGVPLVYQSFNWRHGVFVGSAMRSEATAAAEYKGKVIMHDPFAMRPFFGYNFGNYLEHWLSMQDRRGVRLPKIFHVNWFRKDSAGNFLWPGFGENSRVLDWIFRRINNEQSARETPIGYVPADGALNLEGLGKVDTQELFSLPKDFWEQEVKEVRAYLTEQVNEDLPKEVTQELKALESRVKKM; from the exons ATGGCAACCTTCTACAGCAAGATGCTGGG GATCTGCTCCCATTCTGTGAAACGCTGGGCTGCTGCTCAAGGGCCCCGAGTCTGCTCCATCCATGCGCTAAGGGTGCTAAACGGGGACCTGGATCGGTTGTCACAGAAAGTCCAAGACTTCGTGGTCAGTGGCGCGAAGCTCTGCCAGCCAGACAGTATCCACATCTGCGATGGATCTGCAGAGGAGAACGACCGAGTGCTGGCGCTTCTGGAGGAGGGGGGTGCCATTAAGAGGCTGAACAAATATGAGAACTG CTGGCTGGCTAGGACGGACCCCAAAGATGTAGCGAGGGTGGAGAGCAAAACAGTCATTGTGACAGAGAGTCGGAGAGAGACTGTACCTATCCCCACAGGAGGGGCTAGGTGCCAGCTGGGGAACTGGATGTCCCCACAGGACTTCCAGGTGGCGGTGGACGAGAGGTTCCCTGGGTGCATGAAAG GTCGTACGATGTATGTCATTCCATACAGCATGGGTCCCATCGGCTCTCCGCTCTCCAAGATTGGGGTACAACTGACAGACTCCCCCTACGTTGTCGCCAGCATGAGAATCATGACACGGATGGGCTCCCGTGTCCTGGAGACCCTTGGAGATGATTCATTCGTGAAATGTTTACATTCCGTGGGATGCCCCCTGCCACTACAAG GGGAGCTAACGAACAACTGGCCGTGTAACCCGGAGAAGACATTGATTGCTCATGTTCCTGACCGTCGCGAGATCACGTCCTTTGGTAGTGGCTATGGCGGGAACTCGTTGTTGGGGAAGAAATGCTTTGCTCTCCGCATCGCCTCGAGGGTCGCCAAGGATGAGGGCTGGCTGGCTGAGCACATGCTG ATTCTGGGCATCACTAACCCCCAGGGACAGAAGAAATACATCGCTGCAGCCTTCCCTAGTGCCTGTGGTAAGACGAACCTGGCCATGATGAACCCTTCATTGCCTGGCTGGAAGGTGGAATGCGTTGGAGATGATATTGCATGGATGAAGTTCGACAGTGAAG GCCGCCTGCGGGCCATTAATCCTGAGAATGGCTTCTTTGGTGTGGCTCCTGGCACTTCCATGAAGACCAACCCCAATGCGATGAAGACCTGCCTAAAGAATACAATGTTCACCAATGTGGCAGAGACCAGTGATGGTGGGGTGTATTGGGAAGGCATTGACCAGCCTCTGCCCCCAGGAGTCACTGTTACCTCCTGGCTTGGGAAACCCTGGCAGTCAG GTAACAAGGAGCCTTGTGCACATCCCAACTCCCGGTTCTGTGCCCCAGCCAAACAGTGCCCAATCATGGATTCGGCATGGGAATCACCGGAGGGAGTGCCTATTGAAGCCATTATCTTTGGAGGACGGCGTCCCAAAG GGGTACCCTTGGTCTATCAGTCCTTTAACTGGCGTCATGGTGTGTTTGTGGGTAGTGCAATGAGGTCAGAAGCTACAGCTGCAGCAGAATACAAAG GGAAGGTCATTATGCACGATCCCTTCGCCATGCGCCCCTTCTTTGGCTACAACTTTGGGAACTACCTTGAGCACTGGCTAAGCATGCAGGACCGCCGTGGTGTCCGGCTCCCCAAGATCTTCCATGTCAACTGGTTTCGGAAGGACTCTGCTGGCAACTTCCTCTGGCCGGGCTTTGGCGAGAATTCTCGTGTTCTGGACTGGATCTTCCGCCGCATAAATAACGAGCAGAGTGCCCGGGAGACACCCATTGGCTATGTCCCCGCTGATGGGGCCCTTAACCTGGAAGGGCTGGGCAAGGTGGACACACAGGAGCTCttctccctgcccaaggatttctGGGAGCAGGAGGTGAAGGAGGTGCGGGCCTACCTGACAGAGCAGGTCAATGAAGACCTCCCAAAGGAAGTGACCCAGGAACTGAAAGCTCTGGAGAGCAGAGTGAAGAAAATGTGA